A window from Ardenticatena maritima encodes these proteins:
- a CDS encoding ATP-binding cassette domain-containing protein, whose product MGERPLLELKGVSKRFGAVQALSKVDFEVRAGEVMALVGDNGAGKSTLIKGIAGIHTFDEGDIYFDGRKVEIHSPRDAAALGIEVVYQDLALADNLDVVANMFLGREKVKWGWRLDEDAMEKECLATLDSLSVTTLRSVRLPVASLSGGQRQAVAIAKAIMRNSRLVILDEPTAALGVAQTRQVLDLVRRLADQGIGVILISHNLHDIFEVADRITVLRLGQRVAQYVTAETTQQEVVHAITAGKLSHVPGMEVGK is encoded by the coding sequence ATGGGCGAGCGACCATTGCTGGAATTGAAAGGTGTTTCCAAACGATTTGGCGCTGTGCAAGCCCTTTCCAAGGTTGATTTTGAGGTCCGCGCGGGGGAAGTGATGGCGTTGGTGGGAGACAACGGCGCGGGAAAATCCACCCTCATCAAGGGCATTGCGGGTATTCATACATTTGATGAAGGCGACATTTACTTCGATGGGCGTAAAGTCGAGATTCATTCGCCGCGAGATGCCGCCGCCTTGGGGATTGAGGTTGTCTATCAGGATTTGGCGTTGGCGGACAATCTGGATGTGGTTGCCAACATGTTTTTGGGGCGCGAAAAGGTGAAATGGGGCTGGCGGCTGGATGAGGATGCGATGGAGAAAGAGTGCCTTGCAACGCTTGATTCCCTGTCAGTCACGACGTTGCGTTCCGTGCGTTTGCCTGTGGCGAGCCTCTCTGGGGGGCAGCGGCAGGCGGTGGCGATTGCGAAAGCCATCATGCGCAATTCGCGCCTCGTCATTCTGGATGAGCCGACGGCTGCTCTTGGGGTGGCGCAAACGCGTCAGGTGCTTGATTTGGTGCGCCGCCTTGCCGACCAGGGGATTGGTGTCATCTTGATTTCGCACAATTTGCACGATATCTTTGAGGTTGCCGATCGTATTACCGTCTTGCGGCTGGGGCAACGGGTTGCCCAGTATGTCACGGCTGAAACGACACAGCAAGAAGTGGTGCATGCGATTACGGCTGGCAAGTTGTCGCATGTGCCTGGGATGGAGGTTGGAAAATGA
- a CDS encoding sugar ABC transporter substrate-binding protein, giving the protein MRKLASLLVMLVLLLAFTACGGGSSSEESGNQEAGSSESMEGSIAVLLPDSASSARWENDDRRYFEQAFEAAGVKYTIVNAEGDARVQQTQAEQAITNGAKVILLVNLDSGSGAAIIAQAREAGVKVIDYDRLTIEGPGADLYVSFDNVAVGELMGRTLEPIINALPDNPKRVVQLNGSPTDNNATLFREGYYSVAKPYYDSGAWELVADQAVPDWDNQQALVIFEQILTDAGGDVDAVFAANDGLANSVISALKSQGLGPVPLSGQDATVGGIQNILSGWQTMTVYKPIRLEAEAAADAAIRLLRGEDVSAIANATINNGQNDIPFVKLTPVAVTKDNIAETVIADGFRTWDEICVGEFEQYCPADR; this is encoded by the coding sequence ATGCGAAAATTGGCGAGTCTTTTGGTCATGCTGGTGTTGTTGTTGGCGTTCACAGCGTGCGGTGGCGGCTCATCTTCTGAAGAGAGCGGCAACCAGGAAGCAGGCAGTAGCGAAAGCATGGAGGGAAGCATTGCGGTTTTGCTCCCCGATAGTGCTTCATCGGCGCGCTGGGAAAACGACGACCGCCGCTATTTCGAGCAGGCTTTTGAAGCCGCAGGCGTCAAGTACACGATTGTGAACGCCGAGGGTGATGCGCGTGTCCAGCAGACACAGGCGGAACAAGCCATCACGAACGGCGCAAAAGTGATTTTGTTGGTCAACCTGGATAGCGGGAGTGGCGCCGCCATTATTGCACAGGCGCGGGAAGCCGGCGTGAAAGTGATTGACTACGACCGTCTCACGATTGAGGGTCCTGGCGCCGATTTGTATGTCAGTTTTGACAACGTGGCGGTGGGTGAGTTGATGGGGCGCACGCTGGAACCTATCATCAACGCACTCCCTGACAATCCGAAGCGTGTGGTACAACTCAATGGTTCCCCCACCGATAACAACGCAACACTCTTTCGCGAAGGGTACTATTCAGTTGCCAAGCCCTACTACGACTCCGGCGCGTGGGAACTGGTCGCCGACCAGGCTGTACCGGATTGGGATAACCAGCAAGCCCTCGTCATCTTCGAGCAGATTTTGACCGATGCGGGTGGAGATGTGGACGCTGTCTTTGCGGCAAATGACGGCTTGGCGAACTCGGTCATTTCAGCGTTGAAGAGCCAGGGCTTGGGGCCGGTGCCCCTTAGTGGGCAGGATGCTACCGTTGGCGGTATCCAGAACATTCTTTCGGGGTGGCAGACGATGACGGTGTACAAGCCTATCCGCTTGGAAGCAGAAGCCGCCGCCGATGCCGCTATTCGCCTGCTGCGTGGTGAAGATGTCTCGGCGATTGCGAACGCCACCATCAACAATGGGCAAAACGATATTCCGTTCGTCAAACTGACGCCTGTTGCCGTGACCAAAGACAATATCGCCGAAACGGTGATTGCTGACGGCTTCCGCACATGGGATGAAATTTGTGTGGGAGAATTCGAGCAGTATTGCCCGGCAGACCGCTAA
- a CDS encoding response regulator, translating into MHNPVHVLVADDHEVVRAGIANALNEMAHVRVVAEVGSGTELFEALQRFQPNVLLLDIAMPHFDPLRDIPLIRQTYPHLKILVVSAYDDDMYVQGLLRAGVHGYHLKDQPLSTLQTAITQILRGERWLSGRLINKLVDASPPPRSPLLTDRQREILRLLQQGLDNCSIARQMGVSVKTVENHLTRLYRRLGVQSRLEAVHYVNEHPELLAEPVSSAPTSPPLPTAPPSDLVVLVVDDNHRYRQRLQRIVRKIAPGALVCEAASLAQAAHMAKRFQPRLALVDVVLGDESGIEGVRRIKQASPHTRVVLISAYPDREFHRSGIAAGAVAFLDKKDLDADALRLVIEDAAR; encoded by the coding sequence ATGCACAATCCCGTGCATGTCCTTGTCGCCGACGACCACGAGGTTGTACGAGCGGGCATTGCCAATGCACTCAACGAAATGGCGCATGTTCGCGTCGTCGCCGAGGTGGGGAGCGGTACTGAATTATTCGAGGCGCTTCAGCGTTTTCAGCCCAACGTGCTCTTACTCGACATTGCCATGCCCCACTTTGACCCGCTGCGTGATATTCCGCTCATTCGCCAAACATACCCCCATCTGAAAATTCTCGTGGTCAGCGCCTACGATGACGACATGTACGTGCAGGGGCTTTTACGCGCAGGTGTGCATGGCTACCACCTCAAAGACCAGCCATTGAGCACGCTGCAAACCGCTATCACGCAAATTTTGCGTGGGGAACGCTGGTTGTCGGGGCGGCTCATCAACAAACTGGTGGACGCTTCCCCACCCCCACGGTCCCCGCTCCTGACTGACCGTCAGCGGGAAATTTTGCGCCTTTTGCAACAAGGGCTCGACAACTGTTCCATCGCCCGCCAAATGGGCGTAAGCGTCAAAACCGTCGAAAACCATCTCACACGCCTCTACCGGCGCTTGGGCGTGCAAAGCCGTCTGGAAGCCGTCCACTATGTGAACGAACACCCAGAACTGCTAGCCGAACCGGTCTCCTCTGCGCCCACCAGCCCGCCATTGCCCACCGCCCCACCCTCCGACCTGGTTGTGCTCGTCGTGGACGACAACCACCGCTACCGCCAGCGCTTACAACGCATTGTGCGCAAAATCGCTCCCGGTGCGTTGGTGTGTGAAGCCGCCTCACTGGCGCAAGCCGCGCACATGGCAAAACGTTTCCAGCCAAGGTTGGCGTTGGTGGATGTGGTTCTTGGAGATGAAAGCGGTATCGAAGGGGTGCGACGCATCAAGCAAGCATCACCCCACACCCGCGTGGTGCTCATCAGCGCCTATCCCGACCGCGAGTTTCACCGTTCAGGCATCGCCGCTGGTGCGGTCGCCTTCCTCGACAAAAAAGACCTCGACGCCGACGCGCTGCGCCTGGTGATTGAAGACGCCGCCCGCTAG
- a CDS encoding glycosyltransferase, producing MHILHLYKDYFPVLGGIENHIKLLAEAQAARGHRVTVLVTDPTPRTRREVRNGVEIIKAGRLATVASAPLSVAFPLVLRRLRPDVAHLHFPYPVAEVAYWLFGRARATVLTYHSDVVRQQGWLKLYAPLMQRALAKADRILATSPRYAETSPVLQRFRERVRIVPLGIETARFTQADGAAVAAVRRRYAPDGAPLLLFVGKLRYYKGVDWLLRALPAIAEARLLIVGEGPMLNTWRTVAHEAGVHERVHFVGEVPDEQLPAFYHAADVFVLPASARSEAFGTVLLEAMAAGLPLITTEVGTGTSWVNQHGVTGLVVPPRDPSALAEAVNTLVRQPHMRRAMASAARQRALQEFDVAQMVARVEAMYAEALALRG from the coding sequence ATGCACATTCTGCATCTCTACAAAGACTACTTCCCCGTGTTGGGCGGTATCGAAAACCACATCAAACTACTTGCCGAAGCGCAAGCCGCACGTGGGCATCGTGTCACCGTGCTGGTGACAGACCCCACGCCCCGTACACGGCGCGAGGTGCGCAACGGCGTCGAAATCATCAAAGCGGGGCGGCTTGCCACAGTGGCGAGCGCTCCGCTCAGCGTCGCGTTTCCGCTTGTATTGCGGCGATTGCGTCCCGATGTGGCGCATCTGCATTTTCCCTACCCCGTGGCGGAAGTGGCCTATTGGCTGTTTGGGCGCGCACGCGCAACGGTGCTCACCTACCACAGCGACGTTGTGCGCCAGCAGGGGTGGCTCAAACTCTATGCGCCGCTGATGCAGCGCGCGCTCGCCAAAGCCGACCGCATTTTGGCGACCAGCCCCCGCTATGCTGAAACAAGCCCCGTTTTGCAGCGGTTTCGGGAGCGTGTGCGCATCGTGCCGCTTGGCATTGAGACGGCGCGTTTCACCCAGGCGGATGGGGCGGCGGTGGCGGCGGTGCGTCGGCGTTATGCGCCCGATGGCGCGCCGTTGCTCTTGTTTGTGGGGAAACTGCGCTACTACAAGGGGGTGGATTGGCTGTTGCGGGCGTTGCCGGCGATTGCAGAGGCGCGTTTGCTCATTGTGGGTGAAGGACCCATGTTGAACACGTGGCGCACCGTTGCCCATGAAGCCGGTGTGCATGAACGGGTGCATTTTGTGGGCGAAGTGCCCGATGAGCAGTTGCCCGCCTTCTACCATGCGGCGGATGTGTTCGTGTTGCCGGCGTCGGCGCGGAGTGAAGCGTTTGGCACGGTGTTGCTGGAAGCCATGGCGGCGGGGTTGCCGCTCATCACCACCGAGGTGGGCACGGGGACGTCGTGGGTCAACCAGCATGGTGTCACGGGGTTGGTGGTGCCCCCGCGCGATCCGTCGGCGCTGGCGGAAGCCGTCAACACGCTGGTGCGTCAACCGCACATGCGGCGCGCCATGGCGTCGGCTGCGCGGCAGCGTGCGCTGCAAGAGTTCGATGTGGCGCAGATGGTGGCGCGGGTAGAAGCCATGTATGCGGAAGCGCTGGCGTTGCGCGGCTAG